The genome window CGACATTTCTGATTGCGCTTCCTGCAGCGAAACGCCAGGCTTCAAGCGACCGAAAGCCCTGAAAGAATGACTGCCGCGTTGGCCAAGGCCTTTGCTGTCCATGTCCATGGGAATCCAAAGCTGAGCTTCCGAGGGGAAGTGGAATCCCGCCGGCATCACGCCGATCACGTTGTACTTCTCGCCGTTTAACTCAACATCACGGCCAATGATTTTGGAATCGCCTCCGAAATGGCTCTGCCATAAGCCGTAGCTGAGGATCAACACATGATCGTGACCGGGCTGGTCTTCTCCTTGAGCCCACGTTCTTCCCAGCAGAGGGCGCGCGCCGAGCAAAGAGAAGAAGTTCGATTCCGTGGGAATCCCCATCACGTGGTCTGGTTCGCCATGCCCGCTAAGGTTCATGGAATGAGCCCAGCTGATGAGAGTCATGTCCTGGAAGCTGTGGTTCTGTGTTTTCCAGTCGACAAAGTCCGGACCAGTGAACGGATAATTTCCTGGCGCAGCTTCGGTTTCATAAAGCCGCACTAGCTGTCCCGGTTTGTCATAGGGCAGCGGGCGCAAAAGAACGGCATAGATGATGCTGAAGATCGCCGTGTTTGCGCCGATTCCCAACGCAAGCGTCAGAATGGCTACTGCAGCGAAGCCAGGAGCACGGCGCAGTCCACGGACGCCGTAGCTGAAGTCCTGCATGACTTGGTCGAGCATGGGAGGCCTCAGGAAAAAAGATGATTACACGGTAGGCAGATTACGGATCCGTGGAATTTAGACGTGTGAGTACGGATCAGGTTAGGGGCGAATTGGGAGGAGGTTCTAAACCGACGCGTGTTTGAATTCGCCCTTTTACGGCGCTTTTGGTGATGACACACTTTGCCATCTTGAGAGACGTTGAGGGAAATTTCACGTGAAGAGCTGAGCGTTTACAATCCAGAGCGAAATCTACTCCAAACCCAAGGTGAGCATTGGATCCGAATTTCATGCGCAGGGCGATAGCCCTCTCTCTCGAAAACGCGCGCTCAAACGATGGCGGACCATTTGGTGCGGTGGTTGTGAAAGATGGCCAGATCGTTGGACAAGGCAGGAACCAGGTTCTAGCCACAAACGATCCCAGCGCTCACGCGGAAGTCGTCGCAATTCGCGAAGCTTGCCGTCGATTGAACACGTTTCAGCTCACCGGATGCGACATCTATACGAGTTGCGAGCCATGTCCGATGTGCATGGGATTGATCTACTGGTCGCGCCCAGAACGCGTGTACTACGCCAACACCGCCGCCGACGCAGCGAACATCGGATTCGACGATGACTTCATCTATCACGAACTAGCGCGCGATCCGCAAAATCGTGCTCTCAAAATGGAACAGATCATGCGTGACGAAGCCCTCATCGCATTCCGCGAATGGGACAAGAAACCGGATAAGGTACGGTATTAACAGAACCGGCGGCGATAGCCGGTGGGCTGGAGATGAGCGCTGACCCATCTCCAGGCGCGATCATAAGCTCAAGAAGTTAGACTCGCTCGGAGCCGAGACGCAGCCCAACACACGCGGCTGCTCTATTCGTTATGGTCGGATGTTTGTGTCGTTCACCTGAATCAACTCTGGCACGGTTACTCCCGTACTCTCGCGGGGACCAACACGATTCTGCGTTCACCAAAACCAGCCACATAATCGCCTGCATGAGTACCAGTTCGAAACTCGGAGTGGCCTTCCTATTCTGTTTTGGTCTCGCTTTCGCCGGAATGGGCGGCGCTTTCATGCTGAAGTGCTTGTCTGCACCGCAGACGATGCCAAACTCCACTGCTGGGGCGATCTTTGCGGGAGGCTTTGCGCTGATCGGTCTACTGATCATGGGCGGAACTTTGTACGCAGCGAGCAAATTGAAGCAGGATGACGAAGCCAAAGCTGCGCACCCCGATTCGCCGTGGCTCTGGCGTCAGGATTGGGCGCAAAGCCGTGTCTATGGCCGGCAGAATAACCGTGCTGCGGCGCTGTGGGTGGCCACCATCGTCGTCGGTTGCCTTACGCTGCCGTGGATTTTCATTGCCTCGCATCCGGACGCGCATAAAGCGGCGCCGCCGCTGATCTTCTTCCTCGTGCTCGGCTCCTTCGCGCCGTTGACTGCCGTCAGCGCGATCATCGCCACGATTCGCCGCGAACGCTATGGCAAGACCTACTTCGAGTTCGACTCTCTTCCGATCTCTCCGGGCAAGAAGATGACCGGAAGAATCGAGCTGCATCTCGCCAGTGGAGCACAGCACGGCATCGACGTGCGTCTCTGTTGCGTGCGTCGCATTACCACTGGCTCAGGCAAAGAGCAAAGCACGCATGACGAGATACTGTGGGAACAAGAGCAGAACGTCCCATCGAATCTGCTCGGCTTCGGTGCGGTCGGCACGTCGGTTCCCGTGAGCTTCGACGTTCCGGCAGACGCATACGAGAGCAATAGCGAGAATCCACGAGATAAAGTTCTGTGGCTGCTGCGCGCGAAAGCCGACGTGACAGGCGTTGATTTCAAAGAAGAATATGAGCTGCCGGTATTTCGTACTGCGGCCTCGTCGGCACCCAGCGCAGCGACCAGTTCCAATTCGGTATTCACCACCAGCTTCGGAGCTGCCGCAGCGCCGGTCTTTGCTATGCAGGCGGAGAGCGGGCCGGTGGAGCGTCCGGCGAAGACATCGGCGGTGATCTCGACTGACTGGAACGGAACGCAGATGTATTTTCCGCCGCTGCGGAATCCAGCTTCCACGCTAGCGCTGTTTGGGATCGCGGCGGCCTGGACCGCAGTTGTCTATTTTCTGCCGCATTCCGAAGCTCCAAAGTTTTTCTTCACCGTCTTCGGCTGCGTAGATGTTCTGCTCCTGCTGGCTCT of Terriglobales bacterium contains these proteins:
- a CDS encoding nucleoside deaminase, coding for MDPNFMRRAIALSLENARSNDGGPFGAVVVKDGQIVGQGRNQVLATNDPSAHAEVVAIREACRRLNTFQLTGCDIYTSCEPCPMCMGLIYWSRPERVYYANTAADAANIGFDDDFIYHELARDPQNRALKMEQIMRDEALIAFREWDKKPDKVRY